In a single window of the Paenibacillus sp. MMS20-IR301 genome:
- a CDS encoding extracellular solute-binding protein, with translation MKTKSWLTGMAAVLLSVSLLAAGCSNNGNNKASSSNTPAETQPEAEAPLEITWANNWNAPEADNNYVQKFIEQKFNVKIKNVKFEIATWKEQLGVMLASGNIPDVLAVDGTVGDMVQWADQGVIASIPVEDIKTYMPKYVADVESIDPKAWDAGNYNGKNWGVPKVWSNGSTGFMPAYNGQWLKAIGYSEAPKDLAELEDVLTKFTNSDPDGNGKKDTYGMSGRGKDAQMQMFNPIFAAYGVNPFQFKLNAEGKVEYGAITEEARAGLALLSKWFKAGIIDPEFVTDDNGSIQNKFISLRTGMFDTGMWHHLYKDGYFGQVSADKGIELVPGSPLTGPDGKQYAFSNGALQPPIFFGVQLEKDDKKRQKILEILEYVATDKEGYLTSTFGKEGVTYNLEGDLAVAVEDPAETLAALGVGFYNPLGGKVEAMTKYHFSADKIAFRDKYTKIDGLTVLTDLMQSTVMTTKAQYETILSTLQTQYYIKAITGEADTDKAFDDFKAQWLKSGGQAELDEAQKIYEERSK, from the coding sequence ATGAAAACTAAATCTTGGTTGACCGGCATGGCAGCAGTGCTGCTGTCTGTATCTTTACTTGCAGCCGGCTGCAGTAACAACGGGAATAATAAGGCTTCTTCATCCAACACTCCGGCCGAAACGCAGCCGGAAGCAGAAGCACCGCTTGAGATTACATGGGCGAACAACTGGAACGCACCGGAAGCCGACAATAATTATGTGCAGAAATTCATTGAGCAGAAATTCAATGTCAAAATTAAAAATGTGAAATTTGAAATCGCGACCTGGAAGGAGCAGCTTGGAGTCATGCTGGCCTCCGGCAATATACCGGATGTCCTGGCTGTCGACGGAACCGTCGGGGATATGGTGCAATGGGCTGATCAGGGCGTAATCGCCAGCATTCCGGTAGAGGATATTAAGACCTATATGCCCAAATATGTGGCAGATGTAGAGAGTATTGATCCCAAGGCATGGGATGCCGGCAATTATAACGGTAAGAACTGGGGAGTCCCGAAGGTCTGGTCCAACGGCAGCACCGGCTTCATGCCTGCCTATAACGGACAATGGCTGAAGGCGATTGGCTATAGTGAGGCCCCTAAGGATCTGGCTGAACTGGAGGATGTATTGACCAAGTTCACGAACAGCGACCCGGACGGCAACGGCAAGAAGGATACCTACGGGATGTCCGGCCGGGGTAAGGATGCGCAAATGCAAATGTTCAATCCCATCTTTGCAGCCTACGGAGTTAACCCGTTCCAGTTCAAGTTAAACGCAGAGGGGAAAGTGGAATACGGCGCGATTACGGAAGAAGCCAGAGCAGGTCTGGCCCTGCTGAGCAAATGGTTCAAAGCGGGAATCATTGATCCGGAATTTGTAACCGATGATAACGGTTCAATTCAGAACAAGTTCATCAGCCTGCGGACCGGCATGTTCGATACCGGCATGTGGCATCACCTCTATAAAGACGGCTACTTCGGACAGGTATCGGCAGATAAAGGGATTGAACTGGTGCCGGGTTCTCCGCTTACCGGACCGGACGGCAAACAATATGCTTTCTCGAACGGCGCCCTGCAGCCTCCGATCTTCTTCGGTGTCCAGCTGGAGAAGGATGATAAGAAGCGGCAGAAAATTCTGGAGATCCTGGAATATGTCGCAACGGATAAGGAAGGTTATCTGACCTCAACCTTCGGTAAAGAAGGCGTAACGTATAACCTCGAAGGTGATTTGGCTGTTGCTGTTGAAGATCCTGCGGAGACACTTGCGGCACTGGGCGTAGGCTTCTATAATCCGCTGGGCGGCAAGGTGGAGGCGATGACAAAATATCATTTCTCTGCGGACAAAATTGCCTTCCGCGACAAGTACACCAAAATTGACGGGCTTACCGTACTGACAGACTTGATGCAGTCAACGGTTATGACCACCAAAGCGCAGTATGAGACGATTCTGAGTACGCTTCAGACCCAATATTATATTAAAGCCATTACCGGTGAAGCGGATACGGACAAGGCCTTTGATGACTTCAAAGCCCAGTGGCTGAAATCAGGCGGACAAGCGGAGCTGGACGAAGCCCAGAAGATATATGAGGAGCGCAGCAAGTAA
- a CDS encoding glycosyl hydrolase family 28 protein has product MNKKNLIQVYSAPEGAVRNSDFSVRVRTPEGGWEPLFSYNVKVDMHNVRDASMVQFNCAGTVIIEIEHHSAAVHEAVIRPLSAGLTGELSGRCIYFTIDGPKLLSVEINGDRFHNLHIFANPLEEPLPAACGSEIVVLEPGLHNTEELQQQLEQPADPDAMRTVVFSPGIHRLSHPQLHLPSCTTIYLPGGAVLYGGFVCNAVHDVAVKGNGILYMTEFEKNTFYRGFEIKYSRNIQLDGITVIDPPHYTVLLGQSEHILIRNLKSFSTRGWCDGIDMMACKGVTIEGGFLRTSDDCIAVYASRGEFRGDTREVSASGIILWADVAHPVNIGTHGDYDGEGDVIENISFTDIDILEHHEPQPDYWGCLAINAGDNNTVRNVVYEDIRIEAFELGELFNLRVLQNEKYNPVPGRRIEQVTFRNIHYNGTCLNPSHIEGYDHTRVVEHIVFENVTVNGSAFQLAEPNIIIGKHARNIMNKPLR; this is encoded by the coding sequence ATGAACAAAAAGAACCTGATACAGGTCTATTCCGCACCTGAGGGTGCTGTACGCAACTCCGATTTCTCTGTCCGTGTCCGGACGCCCGAAGGCGGGTGGGAGCCGCTGTTCAGCTACAATGTGAAGGTGGACATGCATAATGTGCGCGATGCATCGATGGTCCAGTTCAATTGCGCCGGAACCGTTATAATCGAAATCGAACATCACTCCGCAGCGGTTCATGAAGCCGTAATCCGTCCGCTGTCCGCCGGTTTAACCGGTGAGCTCAGCGGACGCTGCATCTATTTCACTATAGACGGGCCTAAGCTGCTGTCGGTTGAAATTAACGGCGACCGGTTTCATAACCTGCATATTTTTGCGAATCCGCTTGAAGAGCCGCTGCCGGCTGCCTGCGGCAGTGAGATTGTGGTACTGGAGCCGGGACTGCATAACACGGAGGAACTGCAGCAGCAACTGGAGCAACCTGCGGATCCGGACGCGATGCGGACAGTTGTCTTTAGCCCCGGAATTCACCGGCTCAGCCATCCGCAGCTTCATCTTCCATCGTGTACCACCATATACTTGCCTGGCGGCGCTGTGTTATATGGGGGCTTTGTGTGTAATGCAGTTCACGATGTGGCTGTCAAAGGTAATGGCATTCTCTATATGACAGAGTTCGAGAAAAATACTTTCTACCGCGGATTTGAAATAAAATACTCCCGTAATATTCAGCTTGATGGGATTACGGTCATTGACCCGCCGCACTACACCGTTCTGCTCGGCCAGTCTGAGCATATTCTGATCCGCAATCTGAAATCATTCAGTACACGCGGCTGGTGCGACGGAATAGATATGATGGCCTGCAAAGGGGTCACCATCGAAGGAGGGTTCCTCCGCACCTCAGATGACTGCATAGCGGTATATGCTTCGCGCGGGGAGTTCCGCGGCGATACGCGGGAAGTATCGGCCAGCGGCATTATCCTGTGGGCGGATGTGGCCCATCCGGTCAATATCGGGACGCATGGCGATTATGACGGAGAGGGGGATGTAATCGAGAATATCTCATTCACCGATATCGATATTCTGGAGCATCATGAGCCGCAGCCGGATTACTGGGGCTGTCTGGCGATTAATGCCGGAGATAATAATACAGTGCGTAATGTAGTGTATGAGGATATCCGGATTGAAGCCTTCGAACTTGGAGAATTGTTCAATCTGCGGGTGCTGCAGAATGAGAAATATAATCCGGTGCCCGGCCGGCGGATCGAACAGGTCACTTTCAGGAACATTCATTATAACGGTACCTGCCTGAACCCTTCCCATATTGAGGGCTATGATCATACAAGGGTTGTTGAGCATATTGTATTTGAGAATGTCACCGTGAACGGCAGTGCGTTCCAGCTTGCAGAACCGAATATTATAATCGGGAAACATGCCCGTAATATAATGAATAAGCCGCTCCGTTAA
- a CDS encoding diguanylate cyclase, with translation MIANFALLTAFLFLFNLLFRRYLRKPTRPLQFKLLIGILHGLCALFLLMFSFKINPSTMIDFRHIIVICSAYFGGLPASLLTALFVVIGRITIFGQLTPTAVVACISIISAGIGSGLIMQYVDQYWRRWLLSLLLSLTLITFMSLLMGPNLRTIPYLDLVSYLAFIGSGGLFSARLIAFFTYSNQLAHELEISERRYRSLHMLQEAIFQSSVGTVITAFDSGGTITHINKAAETVLGYQTEDLIGRETPMIFHDPEEIAGYAGELSVLHNKPFQGLDVFRHCAMEEPPEGREWSYIRKDGSRLTVLLIVTPLWLDGEITGFIGTATDITERKKMENTLQQLSLMDGLTNIANRRYFDETLAKEWGRAKRSGNPNGLSLIMFDIDNFKAYNDTYGHQAGDECLRRVSLLGKQILGRTSDMIARYGGEEFAIILPDTNITGALGLAEKLRSAVEQAGIPHEGSDISSVITISIGVANGLPSAGILPEQLIAEADQALYASKAGGRNKVNHYETLISHSLPDQ, from the coding sequence ATGATTGCAAACTTCGCGCTTTTGACTGCGTTTCTCTTTCTCTTCAATCTGCTGTTCCGCCGTTATTTAAGAAAGCCGACCCGCCCCCTGCAATTTAAGCTGCTGATTGGAATACTGCATGGCCTGTGTGCCCTTTTCCTATTGATGTTTAGCTTCAAGATTAATCCCAGTACCATGATCGACTTCAGGCATATTATTGTGATTTGCTCCGCCTATTTTGGCGGCTTGCCGGCTTCTTTGCTGACTGCGCTGTTTGTTGTCATTGGCAGAATAACCATATTTGGTCAGCTTACTCCCACAGCTGTCGTAGCATGTATCAGTATAATATCAGCAGGAATCGGCAGCGGTTTGATTATGCAGTATGTAGACCAGTATTGGCGCCGCTGGCTGCTTTCACTGCTCCTGAGCTTAACGCTTATTACCTTCATGTCACTGCTGATGGGACCTAATCTGAGAACAATTCCTTATCTGGACCTTGTTTCTTACCTTGCGTTTATTGGTTCCGGCGGGCTATTCTCCGCCAGGCTAATCGCTTTCTTCACTTATTCGAATCAGCTTGCGCATGAGCTGGAGATCAGTGAGCGGAGATACCGTTCCCTCCACATGCTGCAAGAAGCTATTTTCCAGTCCTCGGTAGGCACGGTAATTACCGCCTTTGATTCTGGAGGAACTATCACTCATATTAACAAAGCCGCGGAGACAGTGCTCGGTTATCAGACGGAAGACTTGATCGGACGGGAAACCCCCATGATTTTTCATGATCCGGAGGAGATTGCCGGTTATGCCGGCGAGCTGTCTGTCCTCCATAATAAACCCTTCCAAGGACTTGATGTATTCAGGCACTGTGCAATGGAGGAGCCTCCGGAAGGACGGGAATGGTCTTACATCCGCAAAGACGGCTCCCGCTTGACGGTCTTGCTTATCGTTACACCGCTTTGGCTGGACGGAGAAATTACCGGATTCATAGGTACGGCTACTGATATTACAGAAAGAAAAAAGATGGAAAATACCCTGCAGCAGCTGTCCCTGATGGACGGGCTCACAAATATTGCCAACCGCCGTTATTTCGATGAAACACTGGCAAAGGAATGGGGAAGGGCGAAACGCAGCGGCAATCCGAACGGGCTGTCACTGATCATGTTTGATATTGATAATTTCAAGGCCTATAACGATACTTATGGACATCAGGCCGGTGATGAATGCTTGCGCAGAGTCTCACTTCTCGGCAAACAAATTTTGGGCCGCACCTCGGATATGATCGCCCGTTACGGGGGTGAAGAATTCGCAATCATCCTGCCGGATACTAATATCACGGGGGCACTGGGACTGGCTGAAAAGCTCCGGTCGGCTGTTGAGCAGGCAGGAATCCCCCATGAAGGCTCTGACATTAGCAGTGTCATTACCATCAGCATCGGAGTTGCGAATGGTCTGCCCTCTGCCGGTATCCTTCCGGAGCAGCTGATTGCTGAGGCGGATCAGGCGCTTTACGCTTCCAAAGCGGGCGGCCGCAACAAAGTGAATCATTATGAGACACTGATTTCCCATTCACTGCCGGATCAGTAA
- a CDS encoding sigma-70 family RNA polymerase sigma factor, with protein MHSTVPGEADERKLIIEQAVEAVKAGNKQPYEIIIKQFERQIYTYCFYILKNHTETEDAVQEIFIRAYANLHRYSSSTSFSAWLYKLAYHHLINMKKKEGRWLRLIEHYKDQQRQQQVPITDTVTHELMTYLTTEERHILLLKAVEQYTFEEIGGIMGIGAATVRKKYERLRKKLIERVRQKGAKVNGTISGANKTY; from the coding sequence TTGCACTCAACCGTCCCCGGGGAAGCGGACGAAAGGAAGCTGATAATTGAGCAGGCTGTAGAAGCAGTGAAGGCAGGCAACAAGCAGCCCTACGAGATTATAATTAAGCAGTTTGAACGGCAGATCTATACTTACTGTTTCTATATTCTCAAGAATCATACAGAAACAGAAGATGCCGTACAGGAGATCTTTATCCGTGCCTATGCTAATCTTCACCGCTACAGCAGCAGCACTTCCTTTTCGGCCTGGCTTTACAAGCTGGCCTATCATCATTTGATAAATATGAAGAAAAAAGAAGGCCGCTGGCTCAGGCTGATTGAGCATTACAAGGATCAGCAGAGGCAGCAGCAGGTTCCGATAACCGATACGGTTACACACGAGCTAATGACCTATCTGACCACAGAAGAACGGCATATCCTGCTTCTAAAAGCTGTAGAGCAGTACACCTTTGAGGAAATCGGCGGGATTATGGGGATCGGGGCAGCAACAGTCCGCAAAAAATATGAACGGCTGCGCAAAAAGCTGATAGAGCGCGTACGCCAAAAAGGAGCGAAGGTTAATGGGACAATATCCGGGGCAAACAAAACATATTGA
- a CDS encoding DUF4179 domain-containing protein — protein sequence MGQYPGQTKHIEMDIIEQRIRESIVPKRELSTHIMNKIGENGENGMNSRTMRTSKAKPSIFKKTAIAAAVAAVLGAGTIVAGFVSPAMADTLKKIPGIGLIYQGTSPESVDQAIAQGILSEPAQSVTHGGNTLKLTNLLYDGTRLSFLLEYEGALDLSESSLGSLIEPPVFLADGQAIKFTKGMMGDVPYHANTYQAELTHGLDLPDEFALTIQAKMKQADEVFEFNVPVKLVDNAIVVKPDITKSDGAFSYTVDELLVTPVSTRLILHSQGEVPHSTEQTGEYSASKVYYELVDDEGNSLDPNIFGYYNSKPQAADQVNELYAAFAATTKSVTIKPFTLTVKNDDFSIVGQKKDSNGNLLPGIHNQGERTYLQDLEVTVPLQP from the coding sequence ATGGGACAATATCCGGGGCAAACAAAACATATTGAAATGGATATTATCGAACAACGGATCCGTGAGTCTATTGTGCCTAAGCGGGAATTGAGCACTCACATTATGAATAAGATCGGGGAGAACGGGGAGAACGGGATGAACAGCAGAACCATGAGAACTTCAAAAGCCAAACCGAGTATTTTCAAAAAGACAGCTATTGCAGCCGCCGTTGCCGCGGTGCTTGGTGCAGGTACGATCGTTGCTGGTTTCGTATCACCGGCTATGGCGGACACGCTGAAGAAAATCCCGGGCATCGGCCTTATTTATCAAGGTACAAGCCCAGAGTCGGTTGATCAGGCAATTGCCCAGGGAATATTATCGGAGCCTGCGCAAAGCGTGACCCACGGCGGAAATACATTGAAGCTGACCAATCTGCTCTATGACGGGACACGGCTGTCCTTCCTGCTGGAGTATGAAGGTGCACTGGATCTTTCCGAAAGCAGTTTAGGGTCTTTAATTGAACCTCCGGTATTCTTGGCAGACGGACAGGCAATTAAATTCACCAAAGGGATGATGGGCGATGTACCTTATCATGCGAATACTTACCAAGCCGAGCTGACACATGGCCTCGATTTGCCTGATGAGTTCGCTCTGACCATTCAGGCTAAAATGAAGCAGGCGGATGAAGTCTTTGAATTCAACGTACCTGTGAAGCTGGTTGATAACGCAATCGTAGTTAAGCCGGATATTACCAAGTCGGATGGAGCATTTAGTTATACAGTCGATGAGCTGCTGGTCACTCCGGTGTCCACCCGTTTAATATTGCACAGTCAGGGCGAGGTTCCGCACTCTACAGAGCAAACGGGTGAATATAGCGCCAGCAAAGTGTATTACGAGCTTGTAGATGATGAGGGGAATTCCCTTGACCCGAATATCTTCGGCTATTATAACAGCAAACCGCAAGCAGCGGATCAGGTCAACGAGCTGTATGCCGCGTTTGCCGCTACAACAAAGTCGGTAACCATTAAGCCGTTTACGCTAACCGTTAAGAACGATGATTTCAGCATTGTCGGGCAAAAGAAGGACAGCAACGGCAACCTTCTGCCGGGTATCCATAACCAGGGAGAACGGACTTACCTGCAGGATCTTGAAGTCACAGTGCCGCTTCAGCCTTAA
- a CDS encoding MDR family MFS transporter, protein MSKETAVNISSIRKGPIVIIMILGAFLATLNQTIMSVVLPELMSDFSISASTAQWLTTGYMLVSGVLIPVTAYLMQRFTTRGLFQTSMIIFLAGTVISALAANFPVLLTGRLVQAAGSGIIMPLLMNVILTLYPPEKRGAAMGMVGLAVIFAPAVGPTLAGYILEHYSWESMFYGMIPLTSVIIIGGFICLRNVSARSNTRLDLSSVVISTIGFGTLLYGFSRAGSAGWLSTEVLFSLGAGVLSLGLFTWRQLVSPNPLLELRAFRYKMFSLTTIINMAVTIVMYADMILLPLYLQNARGYTAMESGFLLLPGSLIMGILMPVTGKLFDRFGARWLAVIGLLILIATTLSFTRLTDSTGYLYMALMSTGRRIGLAMILMPIQTAGLNQLPAKLNAHGTAISNTVKQVAGAVGTSLLVTVMASSTKSHLQDLQAAGGTREHMLMEASIQGINDAYLVIVGISIIALLLSVFIKQHGRAPQKDSEPGLKQLKMKEAQH, encoded by the coding sequence ATGAGTAAAGAAACCGCAGTGAATATAAGTTCTATCCGTAAGGGCCCGATTGTAATCATCATGATTCTGGGCGCCTTTCTGGCCACGCTGAATCAGACCATCATGAGTGTTGTCCTGCCGGAGTTAATGAGCGATTTCAGCATATCCGCTTCAACGGCCCAGTGGCTGACTACAGGCTATATGCTGGTTAGCGGTGTACTGATTCCGGTTACGGCCTATCTGATGCAGCGGTTTACAACGCGCGGGCTTTTCCAGACTTCGATGATCATTTTTCTGGCCGGAACGGTGATATCGGCGCTCGCAGCAAACTTCCCGGTTCTGTTAACCGGGCGTCTGGTTCAGGCAGCAGGATCAGGAATTATCATGCCGCTGCTGATGAATGTTATTCTAACCCTCTATCCTCCCGAGAAAAGAGGAGCCGCAATGGGCATGGTCGGCTTGGCCGTCATTTTCGCTCCGGCAGTCGGACCTACGCTGGCCGGATACATTCTGGAGCATTACAGCTGGGAAAGCATGTTCTACGGGATGATCCCTTTGACATCCGTAATTATCATCGGCGGCTTCATCTGTTTAAGGAATGTATCCGCACGCTCCAATACCAGGCTCGACCTGTCCAGTGTCGTGATTTCAACCATCGGCTTCGGAACCCTGCTGTATGGCTTCAGCCGGGCGGGAAGCGCAGGCTGGTTAAGCACGGAGGTCCTCTTCTCGCTTGGTGCAGGGGTTCTGTCACTCGGATTATTCACCTGGCGGCAGCTGGTCTCCCCGAATCCGCTGCTGGAGCTGCGGGCTTTCCGGTATAAGATGTTCTCCTTAACCACAATTATCAATATGGCGGTAACGATCGTGATGTATGCTGATATGATTCTGCTCCCGCTCTATCTGCAGAATGCCCGCGGATACACAGCGATGGAATCCGGCTTCCTGCTCCTTCCCGGCTCGCTGATCATGGGTATTCTGATGCCGGTCACGGGCAAGCTGTTCGACCGCTTCGGAGCCCGGTGGCTTGCGGTCATCGGCTTACTGATTCTGATTGCTACGACCCTCAGCTTCACTCGCTTAACGGATTCGACGGGTTACCTGTACATGGCGCTCATGTCAACCGGCCGGCGTATCGGATTAGCCATGATCCTTATGCCGATCCAAACCGCAGGGCTGAATCAGCTGCCCGCCAAGCTTAATGCACACGGCACCGCCATTTCCAATACGGTTAAACAAGTCGCCGGCGCTGTGGGTACTTCTCTGCTCGTTACCGTCATGGCCAGCAGCACCAAGTCTCATCTGCAGGATTTGCAGGCTGCAGGCGGAACCCGGGAACACATGCTGATGGAAGCCTCTATCCAAGGCATCAATGATGCTTATCTTGTCATCGTGGGAATCAGCATAATTGCATTACTGCTCTCGGTATTCATCAAGCAGCACGGCCGCGCCCCGCAGAAGGACTCCGAGCCGGGCCTGAAACAGCTTAAGATGAAAGAGGCACAGCACTGA
- a CDS encoding methyl-accepting chemotaxis protein: protein MESNFIITNRARVNKIITIMLWGIFAAAVIFYFQGQVLGEIAFSLLIELSIASILILTTQKHTLTMAILFMAILTCTVNYIGGAYTGMIIATVLCIVSLYSNKSILFSFGGLYTITFSVMHFSGKQTENTGDIGYYFINMGFLALLTLVLYFVCKRNADLIENANRNEAEAHSNEAAAQNMVQVIGENTAQLHGNIDHCNQDIGILRTISESMSTRIKEVAHDVARQSGSLEQINTMIGQADMGMAEINEMSAGLTRTSDAASTTLLQSAEQFRQMEEQMKIINWAVQESFSTVGALNKSLEQVNGFLAAISQIASETNLLALNARIEAARAGEAGAGFSVVALQIKKLAEQSAATVDSITEIVQDIKVKTNAVLKKATDEEAAVQKGNVITEQVIGSFEQVSTAFRMIDRYIEEEIAKIGHVSGVFSQIRLQSDQISAIAHKNLTATTELLGANKEQDERIEIIYGSIGRISRSSIQLQELIGTNGAN from the coding sequence ATGGAAAGCAATTTTATCATTACAAACAGGGCCAGGGTGAATAAGATCATCACCATTATGCTATGGGGCATATTTGCAGCAGCAGTTATCTTCTATTTTCAGGGTCAGGTGCTGGGTGAGATTGCCTTCTCGCTTCTGATTGAGCTCTCTATTGCTTCTATACTGATCCTCACCACACAAAAGCATACCTTAACAATGGCCATTCTGTTCATGGCTATTCTGACCTGTACGGTTAATTATATCGGCGGCGCCTACACAGGCATGATTATAGCCACCGTGCTGTGCATTGTTTCGCTGTACTCCAATAAATCTATCCTGTTCAGCTTTGGCGGCTTATACACCATTACGTTCTCCGTTATGCATTTCTCAGGGAAGCAAACAGAGAACACCGGGGATATCGGGTACTATTTCATCAATATGGGCTTTCTGGCACTGCTTACACTGGTCCTGTATTTCGTATGCAAGCGGAATGCGGATCTGATAGAGAACGCTAACAGGAATGAAGCGGAAGCCCACAGCAATGAGGCAGCGGCCCAGAACATGGTTCAGGTCATCGGCGAGAACACGGCCCAGCTTCACGGGAATATTGATCATTGCAACCAGGATATCGGGATCCTCAGAACGATCAGTGAGAGTATGTCAACCCGGATTAAGGAGGTAGCGCATGATGTTGCCCGGCAGTCAGGCAGCCTGGAACAGATTAATACGATGATAGGACAGGCTGACATGGGGATGGCAGAGATTAATGAGATGTCCGCAGGGCTGACCCGAACCTCTGATGCGGCCAGTACGACACTGCTGCAAAGTGCAGAGCAGTTCCGCCAGATGGAGGAGCAGATGAAGATTATTAATTGGGCTGTGCAGGAATCGTTCTCGACTGTTGGTGCTCTGAACAAAAGTCTGGAACAGGTAAACGGTTTTCTTGCCGCCATCAGCCAGATCGCCAGTGAGACCAACCTGCTGGCGCTTAATGCAAGAATTGAAGCTGCGCGGGCCGGAGAAGCCGGGGCCGGCTTTAGCGTGGTGGCACTGCAGATCAAGAAGCTGGCCGAGCAAAGCGCAGCGACTGTCGATAGTATCACGGAGATTGTTCAAGACATCAAGGTAAAAACAAATGCGGTATTAAAGAAAGCAACGGATGAAGAAGCAGCTGTTCAAAAAGGGAATGTAATTACTGAACAAGTCATTGGCAGCTTCGAGCAAGTCAGCACTGCCTTCAGGATGATCGACCGTTATATAGAAGAGGAGATTGCTAAAATTGGGCATGTAAGCGGAGTATTCTCACAAATCCGCCTGCAGTCTGATCAAATTTCTGCGATTGCCCATAAAAACCTGACGGCAACGACCGAGCTGCTCGGCGCCAATAAGGAACAGGATGAGCGAATTGAAATTATCTATGGCTCCATCGGCAGAATCAGCCGTTCCAGCATACAGCTGCAGGAATTAATCGGAACGAATGGAGCTAATTAA